One part of the Perognathus longimembris pacificus isolate PPM17 chromosome 10, ASM2315922v1, whole genome shotgun sequence genome encodes these proteins:
- the Znrf1 gene encoding E3 ubiquitin-protein ligase ZNRF1, with product MGGKQSTAARSRGPFPGVSTDDSAVPPPGGAPHFGHYRTGGGAMGLRSRSVSSVAGMGMDPGTAGGVPFGLYTPASRGTGDSERAPGGGGSASDSTYAHGNGYQETGGGHHRDGMLYLGSRASLADALPLHIAPRWFSSHSGESADGRGLGGWSTGEGAPGLPQTSSQVLEGLGLERSPVSVLPFLWFPTRESMNGVPTYLPV from the coding sequence ATGGGGGGCAAGCAGAGCACGGCGGCCCGCTCCCGGGGCCCTTTCCCGGGGGTCTCCACCGATGACAGCGCCGTGCCTCCGCCCGGAGGGGCGCCCCACTTTGGGCACTACCGGACCGGCGGCGGGGCCATGGGGTTGCGCAGCCGCTCGGTCAGCTCGGTGGCCGGCATGGGCATGGACCCCGGTACTGCCGGAGGGGTGCCCTTCGGCCTCTACACCCCCGCCTCCCGGGGGACCGGCGACTCCGAGAGGGCGCCCGGCGGCGGAGGGTCCGCGTCTGACTCCACCTATGCCCATGGCAATGGTTACCAGGAGACGGGCGGCGGTCACCATAGAGACGGGATGCTGTACCTGGGCTCCCGAGCCTCGCTGGCGGATGCTCTACCTCTGCACATCGCACCTAGGTGGTTCAGCTCTCACAGTGGTGAGTCCGCGGATGGAAGAGGCCTTGGAGGGTGGAGTACCGGGGAGGGCGCGCCGGGGCTCCCCCAAACctcctcccaagtgctagaaggTTTGGGTTTGGAGCGCTCTCCCGTAtctgttttgccttttctttggTTTCCGACACGAGAGTCGATGAATGgggtacctacctacctacccgtCTAG